Within Myceligenerans xiligouense, the genomic segment CATCCCCGTACTGGCAGCTCCGCTTCGCCTGCCGCCCGGAGGCCACGCTCCTCACCCTCACGGCCAAGGTCAGCTAGCACGCGGCGATGGCCCGGACCCCCAGGGTCCAGGCCATCAGGATGGAGCGTGGGTCGCGTTCGCCTCAGCGCGCCCGTCGCTCCAACCGGTCCATGTCCAGCAGCACCACGGCCCGCCCCTCGCGGCGGACCCAGCCGCGGGTCGCGAAGTCTGCCAGGGCCTTGTTGACCGTCTCGCGCGAGGCGCCGACCAGCTGGGCGAGTTCCTCCTGCGTGAGGTCGTGGGCCACGCGCACGCCGTCGTCGTTCGGTTCGCCGAAGCGGGTCGACAGGTCGAGCAGCGCCTTGGCGACGCGGCCGGGCACGTCGGAGAAGACCAGGTCGGCCAGGGTCTCGTTGGTGCGGCGCAGGCGGCGCGCGAGCGCGCCGAGCAGCTGCATGGAGACGGTCGGGTGCTCGCCGATCCACTTCACCAGGGCATCGTGCCGGAGCTCGTAGACCAGCGCGTCCGACACCGAGGACGCCGAGGCCGT encodes:
- a CDS encoding Crp/Fnr family transcriptional regulator, whose translation is MDDEVVLSAPLFADMESGESRALFESMVPVDLVRGDILFREGEPGDRLYVIASGKIKLGRRSADGRENLLSILGPGEMFGELSLFDPGPRTASASSVSDALVYELRHDALVKWIGEHPTVSMQLLGALARRLRRTNETLADLVFSDVPGRVAKALLDLSTRFGEPNDDGVRVAHDLTQEELAQLVGASRETVNKALADFATRGWVRREGRAVVLLDMDRLERRAR